In Centropristis striata isolate RG_2023a ecotype Rhode Island chromosome 15, C.striata_1.0, whole genome shotgun sequence, a genomic segment contains:
- the atp1b2b gene encoding sodium/potassium-transporting ATPase subunit beta-2b: MAKDGEKSGWKEFIWNPRTREFLGRTASSWGLILLFYVVFYIFLAGLFALTMYVMLQTLDEHKPTWQDRLSTPGMVIRPKADETYEIVYNIQQTESWDMYAQALNKFLGPYNDSVQAEKNTECTPDQYFLQEDSGEVKNNPKRSCQFNRTILEDCSGINDRFYGYQEGKPCIIIKLNRVIGMRPGSNGQAPFVTCGAKKEDSDKIGEMQYFPPNGTFNLMYYPYYGKKAQVNYSQPLVAVKFLNITANQDVNIECKINSNSIPLGSERDKFAGRVSFKLRINTTPN; the protein is encoded by the exons ATGGCCAAGGATGGAGAAAAAAGCGGGTGGAAGGAATTTATATGGAACCCCAGGACGAGGGAGTTTCTGGGCAGGACGGCTAGCAGCTGGG gTCTTATTCTTCTCTTCTATGTAGTTTTCTACATCTTCCTGGCCGGCTTGTTTGCCCTCACCATGTATGTCATGCTGCAGACCTTGGACGAGCACAAACCGACCTGGCAGGACAGGCTCTCCACACCAG GCATGGTGATTAGACCCAAAGCAGATGAGACCTATGAGATCGTGTACAACATCCAGCAGACCGAGAGCTGGGACATGTACGCTCAGGCCCTGAACAAGTTCCTTGGAC CCTACAACGACAGCGTCCAGGCCGAGAAAAACACTGAGTGCACCCCGGACCAGTACTTCCTGCAGGAGGACAGCGGCGAAGTGAAGAACAACCCGAAACGCTCCTGTCAGTTCAACCGCACCATCCTGGAGGACTGCTCTGGAATCAATGACCGTTTCTACGGATACCAAGAGGGCAAGCCATGCATCATCATCAAGCTGAACCGG GTGATCGGCATGAGGCCAGGGAGTAACGGTCAGGCTCCGTTCGTCACCTGCGGTGCAAAG AAAGAAGACTCTGACAAGATTGGAGAGATGCAGTACTTCCCTCCAAATGGCACTTTCAACCTTATGTATTACCCTTATTATGGCAAGAAAGCTCAG GTGAACTACTCTCAGCCTTTGGTTGCCGTCAAGTTCCTTAACATTACTGCCAATCAAGATGTCAACATCGAGTGCAAGATCAACTCCAACAGCATTCCCCTTGGAAGTGAAAGAGACAAGTTTGCCGGAAGAGTGTCTTTCAAGCTGAGGATCAACACTACCCCTAACTAG
- the LOC131986438 gene encoding neuronal tyrosine-phosphorylated phosphoinositide-3-kinase adapter 1 produces MSSGSAQDVAVEHFLRDIERRSKRLHGAVIGCEEERPRSDMNLLYRKSRLDWRQRDQEGSKKSSNQNDPSATVGKVRDLASFRRHFRMGFMTMPASQDLSPHSCASAMAPRSQSCHAVGAGDTSLENGDYSDTQSQHGGRCPPAKPKRHPSTRLSSSSSDGRGLIDTPPPSSSSHSQAKHSEKKNAMKKSDSGELGGRKVPPLKPKRSPSTQLSFDPLPPRVPPSATSLPFQSADSQIQTGDGEDEPVYIEMVGQVFTRDSQTATPHPVTPVATTPDSDSDQSEAIYEEMKYPLQEDRESQRHLPPKHEKLKTSKHFHVTPSSSSSSSSLPRPSSSSPSYSKPKATVSISHSSPLPSSASSTPVPQVLSASPHTPRAPTPYLLQGGKSEAESNTKIPAPFPNLLQHRPPLLAFPQPAAASSGVGVQNKSSSAKMGTQTSSVTTQASTSSSSSSNITSSSGSKESSGGSASQQDKHSRDSQLGPAPGLRARSHSTPLPPSSKSTSPFSHHHHHPHHRPSHYHHYRKPERGDSPAPIKGGSQNQATVQTQTSSTGKEGKSVSFLLKSDKGERDRDRDRDRDKDRDRDRDKDRDRDRDKDRDRDRDRDRERDRDRDRDRDRDRDRDRDRDRDRDRDRDRDRDRDGGPYSLQMDHAPSTSQSSTSSTPTPLSSSQRPHSRPHLRSHTPHGLPAYKPPSSDSPLLWTYPSGGFRRPPAYESLRGSSQTPSLQQPSSLTGVGEGASKSNGGSSSHHSKAGFMPWDSSASLAADEGSYWPMQRKLSFSHGSRDTEKDEGRAWNGSADALLRMDKEDLCMGSRGGHSGIPVHFGGAASRALGHSESLAGVDSSPGFRALPRVGLPLPCQTFPACRNGEVGRLGRSSSAAGVRQVGGGDVQRQSSLPAREALNQLHGLAQPQVPCSPSSPSVSRQQQQLQLHQQQLQLKQQLQQLQQQHHLQLQFQQLAQLAQGQPAVSGGTTPSATQSQRDGKLLEVIERKRCLCKEIKAHRRPDKSLCKQDSMPILPSWRRTPEPRKTGTPPCQRPQAVVWDTAI; encoded by the exons CTCTAACCAAAACGACCCCTCCGCCACCGTCGGCAAAGTCAGAGACTTGGCTTCCTTCCGCCGACACTTCCGGATGGGTTTCATGACCATGCCGGCCTCCCAGGACCTGTCCCCTCACTCTTGTGCCTCGGCCATGGCGCCGCGCTCGCAGTCCTGCCACGCTGTCGGCGCCGGCGATACAAGTCTGGAGAACGGAGATTACTCGGACACCCAATCCCAGCACGGCGGCCGCTGCCCCCCAGCCAAACCCAAACGTCACCCCAGCACTCGCCTCAGCTCCTCATCCTCTGACGGCAGAGGACTCATCGACACGCCGCCACCTTCCTCATCCTCTCACTCACAGGCCAAACACTCAGAGAAGAAAAACG ccATGAAGAAGTCTGACTCTGGAGAGCTTGGAGGAAGGAAGGTGCCTCCTTTAAAGCCCAAGAGAAGTCCCAGCACCCAGCTGTCCTTTGACCCTCTCCCTCCACGTGTGCCTCCCTCCGCCACATCCTTGCCGTTCCAGTCCGCAGACTCTCAGATTCAGACAGGAGACGGGGAGGATGAGCCGGTCTATATAGAGATGGTGGGCCAAGTGTTCACCAGAGACAGCCAGACGGCGACCCCCCACCCTGTCACCCCTGTGGCCACCACGCCTGACTCTGACTCGGACCAGAGTGAGGCCATCTATGAAGAGATGAAATATCCGCTGCAAGAGGACAGAGAGTCCCAGAGACACCTCCCTCCCAAACATGAGAAACTGAAAACCTCTAAACACTTCCATGTCACCCCTTcttcctccagcagctcctcctctctgcctcgcccctcctcttcctctccctcctacTCCAAACCCAAAGCTACTGTGTCCATCTCCCATTCGTCTCCCTTGCCGTCATCTGCATCCTCAACGCCGGTCCCCCAGGTCCTCTCCGCCAGTCCACATACTCCACGGGCTCCCACTCCCTACCTGCTGCAAGGGGGTAAATCTGAGGCCGAGTCCAACACGAAGATCCCGGCGCCTTTCCCCAATCTGCTACAGCACCGGCCCCCACTGCTGGCCTTCCCTCAGCCAGCAGCAGCCTCCAGCGGGGTCGGGGTGCAAAACAAGTCCTCTTCTGCGAAAATGGGAACTCAAACGTCCAGCGTGACAACTCAAgccagcacctcctcctcaaGTTCTTCTAATATCACCTCGTCATCCGGCTCCAAGGAGTCATCGGGAGGAAGTGCATCCCAGCAGGACAAACACAGCAGAGATTCCCAGCTTGGCCCTGCTCCCGGACTGAGAGCCAGGAGCCACTCCACGCCGCTGCCTCCCTCCTCCAAATCCACCTCCCCTTTctcccatcaccaccaccatccTCACCATCGCCCCTCGCACTACCATCATTACCGCaagccagagagaggagattCTCCGGCTCCTATCAAGGGCGGTTCTCAGAACCAGGCCACAGTCCAGACCCAGACCTCCAGTACAGGCAAAGAAGGCAAGTCTGTCAGCTTCCTCTTGAAGTCTGACAAAGGAGAGCGGGATAGGGATagggacagggacagagacaAGGATAGGGACAGGGATCGAGACAAGGATAGGGACAGAGACAGGGACAAGGATAGGGACCGGGACAGGGACCGGGACAGAGAAAGGGATAGGGATAGGGATAGGG atCGGGACAGAGATCGGgacagagacagggacagagacagggacagagacagagacagggacagagatCGGGACAGGGATGGAGGGCCGTACTCCCTACAGATGGATCATGCTCCCTCCACGTCTCAAAGCAGCACCAGCTCGACCCCGACGCCATTATCCTCATCCCAGCGTCCTCATTCTCGCCCCCATCTTCGCTCTCACACTCCTCACGGCCTGCCTGCGTACAAGCCTCCCTCTTCGGACAGCCCCTTGCTGTGGACCTACCCTTCCGGCGGCTTCCGGAGACCGCCGGCTTACGAGAGCCTGAGAGGAAGCTCTCAGACGCCGTCTCTGCAACAACCCTCCAGTCTCACCGGTGTAGGCGAGGGGGCGTCCAAGAGCAACGGAGGGTCTTCGTCCCACCATTCGAAAGCTGGCTTCATGCCCTGGGACAGCAGTGCTAGCTTAGCTGCAGATGAGGGATCTTACTGGCCTATGCAGAGGAAATTGTCCTTCAGCCACGGGAGCAGAGACACTGAGA AGGACGAAGGGCGTGCGTGGAATGGCAGTGCTGATGCTCTATTAAGGATGGATAAGGAGGACCTTTGCATGGGGTCCCGAGGAGGCCATTCAGGCATCCCAGTGCACTTCGGTGGTGCTGCCAGCAGGGCCCTCGGTCACAGTGAGTCCTTGGCTGGTGTAGACAGCAGCCCAGGTTTCAGAGCCCTGCCCAGAGTTGGTCTGCCTCTTCCCTGCCAGACTTTCCCTGCCTGTCGCAATGGAG AAGTGGGGCGGCTGGGccgctcctcctctgctgctggagTGAGACAGGTGGGTGGAGGAGACGTCCAGAGACAGAGCAGCCTACCAGCACGAGAAGCCCTGAATCAG CTGCATGGTCTGGCCCAGCCTCAAGTGCCCTGCAGTCCCAGCAGTCCCAGTGTGTctcggcagcagcagcagcttcagctccaccagcagcagctgcagttaaagcagcagctccagcagcttcAGCAACAGCACCACCTGCAGTTGCAGTTCCAGCAACTCGCCCAACTGGCACAGGGACAGCCTGCTGTCAGCGGGGGCACCACCCCGTCCGCAACGCAGAGCCAGAGAGACGGCAAGCTGCTGGAAGTCATCGAGCGTAAACGCTGCCTGTGCAAAGAGATCAAGGCCCACAGGCGCCCTGACAAAAGCCTGTGCAAGCAGGACAGCATGCCCATCCTCCCTAGCTGGAGACGGACACCTGAGCCTCGTAAGACTGGCACGCCACCCTGCCAGAGACCGCAGGCCGTGGTGTGGGACACAGCTATCTGA